The Oncorhynchus mykiss isolate Arlee chromosome 8, USDA_OmykA_1.1, whole genome shotgun sequence genome includes the window TGGTCTTAGAATCTAATGTTGGGTTTATTTAGCTGTGTTTAATGTTCTCTGAACAGAGCCAATGCCTTGTACATTAAACATGTTGATATGATGTAGAGCAGACTTTCTGATTACAGAACTACAGTATGTCCAAAGCTAAAATGTGGAGGTGACCATTCCCAGGGTACATAAATTATATTGACTAAAGCCATTTTGTATAGACAAGCCAGTGCATCAGGTTGCAGCATGTACAGTTGGTTATTGAGTGTCTCCAAGTGAATGTTGTCAGAGAGAATCATCCCTGTTATGAAGATATTCTTATAAAACTCAATAAGTGCTTGTGTTGGCAACTACAGTATAGTGAAGTGTCATGTACCCAAAAGGGATGACTGCAGAGGCCTACAAACAAAATTGGCTCCATGTAGCCTCTCAACAATCACCATGGAAATGGtgttcacaaacacactgccAGCACAGACCATAATATCAAAGGAATCTTTGTAGTAAATTCACATAGTAGCTTATCGTCTCTAAATGTCATATTGTAGAGTTTGGCATGCATTTACCAGCCTGCTTCTGAATGTGAacaccccacccccccaaaaagaaAATAGTGCTAGAAACAGTCATGACTGTCAGATTACAATTGGGTTTGAATCCTACACTCTTCCTCAAGAGACTGACAGACacatttatttcatccatttatTTATAAATGTATAATACATTTCTGAGATTTATTTTGCCCACGTTTACTGTTCCCACCCTCAGTATGCCATGTGGGGAAGGTTGTTGCCGTGTCTGGGGGACATCTCTCTTCTAAACACACATGCCCTGGGGTCGTGGCTAGTGCCCTCCCACTGCCACACTACCAGAGAACTAGGCAGGGTGCACCACCAAACCTCATAGGGAATGTCAACTGGTCCATTAGGACACTGGCATCCGTGTCCAGTGTGTTCACAAAAAGCTGTGCTTTATTTTATAGAATTCTGTTACGTATGTTCTTTAGTTATCATACGATGTAAACGTTTCGTACTTCTAAGTGGTTTGTATATGAAATGAGTTGGCATTGTTTTCATATTATACCGTTTAAAAGATGAAGAAAATGCTGTCTTTCCTTTATATAATGAATAAACTGTGATGGAATATAAATGTGCTCTTCATATCTTTTCTGTAGTCTTTCTGGGATTATGTTAATTGTGGCTTGGACATCAATTGTCCGTTACTGCATCTTCATGTGAAAAGTCTCTTAACTCCCAAAAATGCTCTTAATCATTGTTTTCACTTCATCACTTTTGTGGCATTTAttttaaacttattttttttTGATGGAGGCTTTTATTTTCTGAATTTCTTTGGTGCTCAGGACCAGCATTCCATTTTTAAAGCGTCCCACCTGGCCTGTTGGAGCTTTACTGGACGATGACTTCCTCTTCTCATCCCTAGTAAATGGTACAGCATGAAACATTCAGTGAACAGAGTATGAAACATGGAGATTTAACACTTAAGGGAGGCAGAAATTCATAATAAGTGGAGGCATGGAGCAAACATGTACTACATAACAGTTACTGACAGTGGTTCATACCTATTCAATTGTGGCAAAATGTCCACATATTTGGAAATCTATTTAAAAGCTAAACTTAGATTAACATCACTGACCTTGGTTTAGTCATCTTCTTTTTCTTTAAGTCCTAGAATGGAAAATAATTGGTATACAAATTCAGAACTGAGATGACACCACACTCAATGTGAAATTAGGGGGATATCATTCAATTTACCGTCTGAATCTCGTCCTTTGCCTTTTGCTTTTTGTCCTTAACCCTTTGCTGCAACACTTTGTAGTTTACATACTCCTTCTTAGGGGgctgtgataaaaaaaaaaattaaaagtttGTCAGACTATTTACTCTGCTTCATCATAACCAACTCCCACTTTACACAACTTTGTCCGAGGATCATGTTTGTAGATTACGAGGGAGGGAAATTATATGGTAAACTCTGTTGGTGTGCAAATAGCAGGAGAGATTACATTTTCTGGAATGTGCATAAAATATCATGTTTATTTTATGCAACCACAGTTTACCCTTGCTCCAAGCATGATGGCTCGCTCCTGTTCAAAAACCCTCTGCTGCACTTTCTGGTATCCAGTGATTCCAAATCTATGAACTTCTAACCGAGCctaacaaacaaaataaaacaggaaAACATtgtatttcaacaaaataattggATCATTCGTATAAGATTGTATCATAATTGGGTAGAATTTCAATATCCTAGAACATTCACTTTTACCTTTTCTAGACTGAATTCATCTGGGTCCACCTttttctcttttgtttgaggAGGCTGGAAGGGAGGAAAAATGTATGAGATGCAATAATTCTGACAAGAGGCTCAGGTTGAGGTGAAACCGTAATATGCCATTTACAGATGCCGTTAGACATAGTACCTTGTCCTTGACCTCGGGCACTGGTGGCTTTCTGGCTTGTCTCGGTCTCTTTGTAGGATCCTGGAATGTGACCACCTCTACTGGTGGTGCCTGTTTAGTGGTTAAACTTGTGTTTCCAACTTCAGACGCACCAGGAAGGTCAATCGCTGAGATATCTGAAAGTCTGACTTCCAGACTGTCTTTAGTATCACTGCAATCGTCTGCAGCGGTGTCCTcgtcctctacctcactcctttGGGATCTCTTCTTCTGTGACTTGTGTTCTCTCTTTGATACTGTTCGATCACCTGTAACAACATGCTGTTAGAAAAATATTCAAGACCACCCGCACCAAGCCACACAAATGAGCAACTAGCTACCTTTCTCCTTGAACTGGGGTGGCCACGGCTCATGGAGAGCTGCTAGTTGCGTGGGCTTTTGCTCCAAACCTGCTCAAATACACTTGATTATGCTAATCACGTTTCTAAAAAAGCAGCTCATTAGTATAACAAATGTTAATGCAGtactggagcaaaagcctgcacacccaatTACTCTCCAGGAAGAGGTTGGCCCACGTCACAGacacagctagctaacgttagcttttctgctagctagctaaattaatgGCTAGCAAGTATAAAAAGCAGAGCTAAACTGGTAAATAAAGGACGACGTccaaccactactactagtaaGACATCCATCTCTGGATAGCTAATGCTAGCTAGATTCCAACACGCTAGCTTTGCTTTGTTTGCTAACTAGCAAGCTAAATTGCTAACTTCTGCTTACCGAAATCATACAGCGTATTCAGGACATGGTCAAGAAAAAACTGATCCGTGTCTTCTTCCTTTCCATTTTCGTTGTTGTCCATTTCAAGCAGTGACTAAACTAATACCATAAAAATACGTAATAAAATAGGGAAACAAAGAAAAAACACGATTGTGGATGACTGATAACAAACCAATGTACACACGTGTGTGTACTATGCATCTGAAAAGCAACAGGATCAGGATGTCGTATCTTGGCCACCGTAGTTTAATGTACAAACAAGGAAGTAGCCATTCACAGCAGGGAATTATCCAGCGAGTCAAACATACATATCTAGCTTAAATCTCTGCTGACGATTCAGCCAAAGCAGCATCTATGTTTTTATGATACCTGCTAAGGAATGGCATCAAAAACTCTTTATTCGGTACGTAGGCTATACATTGCTAGCTTGCCCCACCCACCCACATGTTTGACACTTGAGCTAAATGTCAACTGTTTGTGCCAGCTGTCTTAACATTCTTGTGTTTGTAACGTTACAGCAAAGGGACCCAATGCTAAAGAGAGATGGCTTTGAAGACATTTTAGAAGAGAGGAGGAACTCCAGCGACTTGAAGTACGCGTTGAGGTGCTATGCACCGGTTCTTTACAAGGGAGTCACTCCCTGCAAAGCAAACATGCTCAAGAATATCGTTCTCCAATCTGATCAGCTACGCTATGTCATTAATCAAGTAGGTAATCAGTGCCATAGCCCGCATGTGCAACGTTTGTCATTGGTTGTTATAGGTTGTCAAGTGTTACATCTCAGTTCTTCTATTGTGCCTCACACCACAGTGACATCGCAACCCCTCTGATCCACAATTTTAGGCTACATGTAGATTACAAAATGTGTTGATACAATGTGTGCATGAATGTAACTGACATTGCTCTGCATGCATGCAGGGTTATCCTTGACTTTGTCACCTAAAGGGTTAATTCCATCCCTTCAGTGTTTAAACTAGTTTGACTACCAATGACGAAATGATTGACAACATACTCTGAAACTGTCTTTAGGGATATGGCAAGACATCTATTATTCATAACCCCTGCCTTCTGGTTGATGATCATGCCCAGGTGTCACAAGAGTCTGGCGAGGCCCCTGACATCATCCAAGAAGAGGCCTCTGTCATTCTGGAGGAGATGGCCCACCGGCTCCAGATCAGCACCGTCCGCTTCTTTGCCTTCGCTCTTAGCAAGGCCTTCAAAACCCTCTTCCAACATGTCTGTGTCAACGAGGAGGGCATCCAGAGAGTGAGTGTCCTGAGTCTGACAATAAAAAACGGTAGATTAAGGAGCATGGGACATATGGGATATTAACTATTTGTCCTATTAACAAGTTCATTCATATCCACACATTCTTAATTTCCCCAGCTCCAACAGGCCATCCAGGAGCATCCGGTGGTGCTGCTCCCCAGTCACCGTAGTTACATGGACTTCCTGTTGATGTCCTACATCCTATACACCTATGACCTCGCCCTGCCTGTCATCGCTGCAGGCATGGGTAAGCATCTGCTCCAATGTCTCTCTGAACACCTTAATGTTCACTCTGTGTAAAGACACTCTCTCCTTTGTTCTTTTATCTTTTGTTTGGCCGTTTCTGTTGTTGTTGCTCGCCTTAGTATTGAGGATATTATTGTGTGATCTAGATTTCATGGGGATGAAGTTTGTTGGTGAGATGCTCCGGATGTCAGGAGCGTTCTTTATCCGGCGCTCGTTTGGAGGAGACAAACTGTACTGGGCTGTGTTCTCAGAGTATGTGAAGACCATGCTGAGGGTATGTACAATGacctactgttctgttctgctgtCCTTTTATTGTGCTTTGTTGCTGTAACAGAGCAGGTGCTGAGTGTTTAATTtgtatgtctgtctatctctgaATCTGTTCTTTTAGAATGGATTTGCACCTATTGAGTTCTTCTTAGAGGGTACAAGAAGCCGAACATGCAAGTCCCTCACCCCTAAATTAGGtaaataaacattatttttgtTTTGATTGGAGACTTGACCAAAATCCTTATTTTCATATCTGACTTGGCTCCTTGCTTTTGATTGAGCTTATTGCTGAGCTCTGCATTTGTTGTGCAGTATGTAGCATTTAAGTGTTTTGTTTTATGACATTTTCTTCTTTCAGCAAAAAACCTCTAGGTGACAGGAAATAGCTTTTCTGCTACCATTGCCAGATTTTCTGTTATATACCCAGGGAGAGGTGCCAGAATTGACCCCaataaatgtcattttttttgcaGTGGCATTATTTCAAAACAATACAATGCTCTTGTCTGCAGATGTATGAGAAACCAATCCACTGTAATCATTTTGGACCATGGCTCTCGTCATTTCAGGATTACTGAATATCGTGATTGAACCATTCTTCAAAGGAGAAGTGTTTGATGTCAACCTAGTGCCTATCAGCATCAGTTATGAGAGGATACTAGAGGAATCTCTCTATGCCAGGGAGCTCCTGGGAGTGCCCAAGCCTAAGGAGTCCACCTCTGTGAGTCTCTACTATGTGCCTAGTCCTGTACTGTATTGATGGATTGGATTAGACATTCACTTGATTTCATCGGTTTTTCAGTATTGATTGAAAATAACTTACTTCCTGCATATATTGATATCTCACCTCACTTAGTTGATATCATGCACCTGTGTTAACACAGCACAATGCCAGGCAATTGCATCACACTCAAACATAGGCTGCTATTTTGCCTTTCAGGGACTGTTGAAAGCCAGGAGAATCCTCAGTGAAGACTATGGCAGCATTCATGTGTACTTTGGCCAACCAGTGTCAGTACGGAGTCTGGCCCAGGGCAAGGTCAACCGCTCTACGTACAACCTTTTCCCAAGGTACACTGTGCTGTCTATTTATGGTAAACCTTACACTTATAATTTACAATAGCTCACACGGATTGACATTAAGTGTTGCCTTAATCCCTGGGGAATAAATTGAGCCTGCTTGTATGTTGCCCTTTTGGGCAGGTGTTAAAAAAACAACCAAACTGCGAAGATTTCCACTAAAACGTATATATTTCTGGTTCGTCCCCAAGTCAAAAACAGTCAATTTGTGTAATTTCAGGCAATCGGACATGTTGAGACTgctctgatttaaaaaataaaaatgataacAACAAAGATACAAAACTCCAGTACTGATCTTTCTGATGTGTAGGTGAAAGGCAGGCCATATATGGCACTTTTGCATGTAAATAGCAAATGTACTTTTTTGATCTTCAGGCAACCAAAAAATATTCCTGACATGCCTGATGGGCAAGTGCCTTTCAGACTTCAATGTTAATCCCTGACTCATAACTCTCCCCACTAGCTAATACTTAAGTGGCTTTTTCTTCTTCTGAGATTAAAAAATTAATACAATTCAGTTGAGACCCTATTTTAATTTGAgatggttattcatgttcttcaGTAATCACTGGAGTCTTATCCTGTTACAGACACATCCCTAGGAAGCCCATGGAGGAGACCCAGTCATTTGTGAATGACACTGCCTACAGGATAGTGCGTCTGCAGGAGGACAACATGGTGCTGAAGCCCTGGGTCCTGATGGCCTCCCTCCTCCTGCAGAACCTGGAGGGCATGGAGCTGTCTGTGCTGACAGAGCAGACCGTCTGGCTCCGAGGCCTAGCCCTGTCTTATGCTGCCTTCCTGGACTGGCCTGGTAGGATCCACACCAGCCATAGGCAATGCACATTGATCCCCGTGTAACTCTTACTTTTAACTTTAACACACCATTGATTGTGCTTTAACTCTCTTGTTGACCTCAAATGATACAGTAAGCTCTTTGATGCTGTTGCTTAGTGTTTTTTTGTAGCCTCAGCACAACTTGGCCTAAATATttatttaaaccttattttaccaggtaaattgactgagaacacatgatcatttacagcaacgacctggggaatagtcacAGGGGAGAAGAATGAACCAATTGGAAGCTGGCGCTGATTAAGTGGCCAGATTGGGAATATAGCCAGGACTCCGGGGTTAACATCGCTACTCACGAGACCCATTTAACAGCACCTTACACAGggaaatgtccccaatcactgctttggggtattgggatatataaactcagcaacaacaacaaaaaacgtccctttttcaggaccctgtcttttaaacataatttgtaaaaatccaaataacttcacagatcttcattgtaaaggctttaaacactgtttcccatgcttgttcaatgaaccataaacaattaatgaaca containing:
- the c8h1orf131 gene encoding uncharacterized protein C1orf131 homolog — its product is MDNNENGKEEDTDQFFLDHVLNTLYDFGDRTVSKREHKSQKKRSQRSEVEDEDTAADDCSDTKDSLEVRLSDISAIDLPGASEVGNTSLTTKQAPPVEVVTFQDPTKRPRQARKPPVPEVKDKPPQTKEKKVDPDEFSLEKARLEVHRFGITGYQKVQQRVFEQERAIMLGARPPKKEYVNYKVLQQRVKDKKQKAKDEIQTDLKKKKMTKPRDEKRKSSSSKAPTGQVGRFKNGMLVLSTKEIQKIKASIKKK
- the gnpat gene encoding dihydroxyacetone phosphate acyltransferase — its product is MASKTLYSQRDPMLKRDGFEDILEERRNSSDLKYALRCYAPVLYKGVTPCKANMLKNIVLQSDQLRYVINQVSQESGEAPDIIQEEASVILEEMAHRLQISTVRFFAFALSKAFKTLFQHVCVNEEGIQRLQQAIQEHPVVLLPSHRSYMDFLLMSYILYTYDLALPVIAAGMDFMGMKFVGEMLRMSGAFFIRRSFGGDKLYWAVFSEYVKTMLRNGFAPIEFFLEGTRSRTCKSLTPKLGLLNIVIEPFFKGEVFDVNLVPISISYERILEESLYARELLGVPKPKESTSGLLKARRILSEDYGSIHVYFGQPVSVRSLAQGKVNRSTYNLFPRHIPRKPMEETQSFVNDTAYRIVRLQEDNMVLKPWVLMASLLLQNLEGMELSVLTEQTVWLRGLALSYAAFLDWPDHAPTAKVVSSSLALHRGLACVSGGRVSLVVGEPLGPVTPEEALFNRAVSVLSCASYRNQVLHVFLRPAMLAVAMHTAASSKKNEVYNCFSFLWDMFSNDFILCPGDTVQDFEEACYLLVKTGAVQMPQQDIVMTDIGQPTLSFFNGLLEPFLQGYQVVCRYLCEEASEGLTEKQYIPAVRSFAVKLILAGNLRCYEVLSSDMQKNALAALLRMDAVRKVKVADQVTLIVNKMAVNSIDDILGGKLPTQKALLARL